A window of the Henckelia pumila isolate YLH828 chromosome 3, ASM3356847v2, whole genome shotgun sequence genome harbors these coding sequences:
- the LOC140893424 gene encoding uncharacterized protein: MSGLIHKIEEALHLGQHKEEDHKHHKEEDKKCESQHDKPEAVSSGERKAEQGGGHGEQLNDFMHKIKKKMSGGGKKGGKEGHHKEGGHKEGHHKEGGGEYEEEEVEEEEEEEESESSSESEEEEEE; this comes from the coding sequence ATGAGTGGACTGATCCACAAAATAGAGGAGGCCCTCCACCTTGGCCAACACAAGGAAGAAGATCATAAGCACCATAAGGAAGAAGACAAGAAGTGCGAGAGCCAACATGACAAGCCGGAAGCCGTATCGAGTGGGGAGAGGAAGGCGGAGCAGGGTGGCGGCCATGGTGAGCAGCTGAATGACTTCATGCACAAAATCAAGAAGAAGATGAGCGGTGGCGGCAAGAAAGGGGGCAAAGAAGGTCACCACAAGGAGGGAGGGCACAAAGAAGGTCATCACAAGGAGGGAGGAGGCGAGTACGAAGAAGAAGAGGtggaagaggaagaggaagaagaagagagTGAGAGCAGCAGTGAAAGTGAGGAAGAAGAGGAAGAGTAA